In a single window of the Rhodamnia argentea isolate NSW1041297 chromosome 2, ASM2092103v1, whole genome shotgun sequence genome:
- the LOC115730527 gene encoding wall-associated receptor kinase 2-like, translating into MVIHWLLLKVVVLGAVLGPYHNPLAAADHLVTKPGCQSTCGNLLIPYPFRSSDSDPKCPNVSALFTVDCDHSTDPPTPYWYNKSSNFQILNISREDHEMRVAGSINQDCYNSSGYDAASSAVFNVSLGDFPISITKNMFIAVGCDTSAYFLDLQRKFIFGCMSVCTDISEMTNGSCSGIGCCETSVPRNSFGYNISFDSYNNHREVLSFNPCSYAFVAEISSYNFSTGDLSGLHFNNTPLVLDWAIGNRTCNVANKSGDYMCKGNTSCTDAENGSGYKCTCLEGFHGNPYLENGCQDIDECADPKKSPCTAVIGKCTNTVGSYNCSCRKGYHGDGRKDGKGCTVNPHPSHLVQILVGAGVGTIVLLFSASFMYQGIQKRKLIRLKEQYFKQNGGLLLQQQLHEHHRTTNTTKIFTAEELEKATNNYDESRIVGRGGNGIVYKGLLPNGTVVAIKKSKRVDKTQIKQFVNEVIVLSQINHRNVVKLLGCCLETEVPLLVYQFVSNGTLFDHMHHGNKSPKMSWDIRLRIASDTAGVLSYLHSTTSIPIIHCDVKSVNILLDDNYTAKVSDFGASRLVPLDQGELSTLVQGTLGYLDPEYLHTNRLTEKSDVYSFRVVLAELITGEKAYSFNQLEKEKRLAMHFLSALEDNQLFQIVDAVIANEGNDEQVREVANVAKRCLAVKGEDRPTMKEVAIELEGLKEKPSHPWMSSVDLHGEEALYLLGGTVYMDGIETMNSGPSASMINDVMTLVNGGR; encoded by the exons ATGGTCATCCATTGGCTTCTCTTGAAAGTTGTGGTGCTTGGGGCTGTATTGGGTCCATACCACAATCCCTTAGCAGCTGCTGATCATTTAGTGACGAAGCCCGGATGCCAGAGCACTTGCGGAAACCTCTTGATTCCATACCCCTTCCGATCGAGTGACAGTGATCCCAAATGCCCTAACGTTTCTGCCTTATTTACGGTGGATTGCGACCACTCTACCGACCCTCCAACGCCTTATTGGTACAATAAAAGTAGTAACTTCCAAATACTCAACATCTCTCGAGAGGATCACGAGATGCGAGTAGCCGGGAGCATCAATCAAGACTGCTATAACTCTTCTGGGTACGATGCGGCTTCAAGCGCCGTTTTCAACGTCAGCCTTGGTGATTTCCCCATATCCATCACCAAGAACATGTTCATTGCTGTCGGTTGCGATACGTCTGCGTACTTCTTGGACCTCCAAAGGAAATTCATCTTTGGATGTATGTCGGTATGCACTGACATTTCCGAAATGACTAACGGCTCGTGCTCGGGCATCGGTTGCTGCGAGACGAGCGTACCAAGAAATTCATTCGGCTACAATATCTCCTTTGATAGCTATAATAACCATAGAGAAGTCCTGAGTTTCAATCCTTGCAGCTACGCTTTCGTCGCAGAGATCAGTTCCTACAACTTCAGTACTGGTGATCTTTCGGGACTTCATTTCAACAACACGCCGCTAGTTCTTGACTGGGCAATAGGGAATAGAACGTGCAACGTCGCCAATAAGAGCGGGGACTACATGTGCAAGGGAAACACCAGTTGTACCGACGCTGAAAACGGATCGGGGTACAAGTGCACTTGTTTAGAAGGTTTCCATGGCAATCCGTATCTcgagaatggttgtcaag atATTGATGAATGTGCTGATCCAAAAAAGAGCCCGTGCACTGCAGTCATTGGAAAGTGCACTAACACTGTCGGGAGTTATAATTGTTCATGCCGAAAGGGTTATCATGGTGATGGCAGGAAGGATGGGAAAGGATGCACAGTTAATCCTCATCCATCACATTTGGTGCAGATACTTGTTG GTGCTGGCGTAGGGACAATAGTGCTACTGTTCAGCGCAAGCTTTATGTATCAGGGGATCCAAAAGAGGAAACTCATCAGGCTCAAAGAACAGTACTTCAAGCAAAATGGTGGCTTGCTCTTGCAGCAACAATTACACGAACATCACAGGACCACCAACACCACGAAAATCTTCACAGCCGAAGAGCTAGAGAAGGCCACGAACAATTACGACGAGAGCAGAATAGTCGGTCGAGGTGGAAACGGTATCGTTTACAAAGGGTTGTTGCCAAACGGCACGGTTGTCGCGATCAAGAAGTCCAAACGTGTGGACAAGACCCAAATCAAGCAGTTCGTCAATGAAGTCATAGTGCTTTCTCAAATTAATCACCGTAACGTGGTCAAGCTTTTGGGATGTTGTTTGGAGACCGAAGTGCCTTTGTTAGTGTACCAGTTCGTAAGCAATGGAACTCTATTTGACCACATGCATCACGGCAACAAGTCCCCCAAGATGTCCTGGGATATCCGATTAAGAATTGCTTCGGATACTGCCGGTGTCCTTTCGTACTTGCACTCCACAACTTCCATTCCCATAATCCATTGTGACGTCAAGTCGGTAAACATCCTACTGGATGACAACTACACCGCGAAAGTTTCCGACTTTGGAGCTTCGAGATTAGTCCCACTTGATCAAGGCGAATTGTCTACTCTAGTTCAGGGGACGTTGGGATACTTGGACCCCGAATACTTGCACACAAACCGATTGACCGAAAAGAGCGATGTTTATAGCTTCAGGGTTGTGCTAGCGGAGCTAATAACTGGGGAGAAGGCGTATTCTTTCAACCAActtgagaaagagaagagattgGCAATGCATTTTCTTTCAGCATTGGAAGACAATCAATTGTTCCAAATTGTCGACGCAGTGATTGCAAATGAAGGGAACGACGAGCAAGTGAGGGAAGTTGCCAATGTCGCAAAGAGATGCTTGGCAGTAAAAGGGGAGGACAGGCCGACCATGAAGGAAGTGGCGATTGAGTTAGAGGGACTCAAAGAGAAACCTAGTCATCCATGGATGAGTAGCGTCGATTTGCATGGAGAAGAGGCACTTTATCTGCTGGGAGGCACTGTATATATGGATGGTATTGAGACCATGAACTCTGGGCCCTCGGCGAGCATGATAAATGATGTTATGACACTAGTTAACGGTGGCAGATGA